A section of the Roseivirga sp. BDSF3-8 genome encodes:
- a CDS encoding fatty acid desaturase: MKMQAVRFNNHNQPEFFSALRKRVNSYFKENNISKYANRSMKVKTAFMLALYFVPLLVLVTGLVSSFWSMMVMWVLMGFGMSGIGTSIMHDANHGSYSKKAWVNNALGYMVNLIGGYHVNWKIQHNVLHHSYTNVHGHDEDITNAVMRFSPDQAHKKMYRFQLYYAPFFYSIMTLYWLVSKDFEQLVRYKKNSLLDKQGVSFGGGLTHVILNKVGYLVITLVVPMLVLSVAWWQVLIGFVVMHLICGLLLALIFQPAHVLEETEFMMPDEAGSLENHWAIHQMRTTSNFAHRSRIFSWFIGGLNYQIEHHLFPNICHVHYKKISRIVKETAEEYGIPYYQHKTFVHALASHFRLLNDLGTGRYDRKLATAGA, translated from the coding sequence ATGAAAATGCAGGCCGTAAGGTTTAATAATCATAATCAACCCGAGTTTTTCAGTGCATTGAGAAAAAGGGTAAATAGCTACTTCAAAGAAAATAATATCTCAAAGTATGCAAACCGCAGCATGAAAGTAAAAACTGCCTTCATGCTGGCGCTGTACTTTGTGCCCTTGCTGGTACTCGTCACCGGTCTTGTAAGCTCCTTCTGGAGCATGATGGTCATGTGGGTGCTCATGGGCTTTGGTATGTCAGGTATAGGTACCTCTATTATGCACGATGCAAACCATGGGTCTTACAGCAAGAAAGCATGGGTCAATAATGCGCTCGGCTATATGGTAAATCTCATCGGGGGCTACCACGTGAACTGGAAAATACAGCATAACGTACTGCACCACTCCTATACCAACGTGCACGGCCATGATGAAGACATCACCAATGCCGTGATGCGATTTTCCCCGGACCAGGCCCACAAGAAAATGTACCGGTTTCAGTTGTACTATGCTCCCTTCTTTTACAGCATCATGACATTATACTGGCTGGTCAGCAAAGACTTTGAGCAATTGGTCAGGTATAAGAAAAACAGCCTGCTCGATAAGCAGGGCGTTTCCTTTGGCGGCGGACTTACCCATGTGATACTCAATAAAGTCGGATACCTCGTGATCACCCTCGTCGTACCTATGCTTGTGCTTTCCGTAGCGTGGTGGCAGGTACTTATTGGTTTTGTAGTGATGCACCTTATTTGCGGTCTGTTGCTTGCGCTTATATTCCAGCCCGCTCACGTACTTGAGGAAACCGAATTTATGATGCCCGATGAGGCAGGGAGCCTTGAAAATCACTGGGCCATACACCAGATGCGTACCACTTCAAATTTTGCTCACCGCAGTCGTATCTTTAGTTGGTTTATTGGTGGGCTCAATTACCAGATCGAGCATCACCTGTTCCCTAATATCTGCCACGTCCACTATAAAAAAATCTCCAGGATCGTTAAAGAAACAGCTGAGGAGTACGGTATACCATACTACCAGCATAAGACCTTCGTGCATGCACTAGCCAGTCACTTCAGGTTACTTAATGATCTCGGCACCGGTCGCTATGACCGCAAGCTTGCCACTGCAGGCGCCTGA
- a CDS encoding acetyl-CoA C-acyltransferase, with the protein MKDAYIADIIRTPVGKFGGTLASVRPDDLAAHVIREIVARNPGLDTSAIEDVIMGAANQAGEDNRNVARMALLMAGLPMEIGGVTVNRLCASGLQSIMDASRATMLGEGEVYLAGGVESMTRAPYVMSKPEQAFARDQKVYDTTIGWRFINPKLAELHHPFAMGETAENVADEWKISRKEQDEFAHSSQVKYQQAFEAGKFKDEIVPVQIPQRKKDPIIFQADEHPRLSSVDVLSGLRAAFKKDGSVTAGNSSGVNDGAAMSIVASEDSLKRFGIKPMARVVSVAIAGVRPETMGIGPVPATRKALKRAGLTIQDLDLIELNEAFASQSIACMRELELDPAKVNVNGGSIAIGHPLGASGTRISATLLHEMKRRGARYGLATMCIGVGQGAAIIFENVS; encoded by the coding sequence ATGAAAGACGCTTACATTGCAGATATCATCCGGACACCAGTGGGCAAATTTGGCGGCACCCTCGCAAGCGTACGCCCTGATGACCTCGCCGCGCATGTTATCAGAGAGATCGTGGCCCGTAATCCCGGCCTTGACACCTCCGCTATTGAGGATGTGATCATGGGCGCAGCCAACCAGGCTGGTGAGGATAACCGCAATGTAGCCCGCATGGCCCTTCTTATGGCAGGCCTGCCTATGGAAATTGGTGGCGTGACAGTAAACAGGCTCTGCGCCTCAGGCCTCCAAAGTATTATGGACGCAAGCCGCGCCACCATGCTTGGTGAGGGAGAAGTTTACCTGGCTGGCGGTGTCGAGAGTATGACCCGCGCACCCTATGTCATGAGTAAGCCCGAGCAGGCCTTTGCCCGTGATCAGAAGGTATATGATACCACCATTGGCTGGCGTTTTATAAATCCTAAACTCGCAGAACTGCACCACCCCTTCGCCATGGGCGAAACAGCCGAGAATGTAGCCGATGAGTGGAAGATCAGCCGCAAAGAGCAGGATGAGTTCGCTCACAGCTCTCAGGTAAAATACCAGCAGGCCTTTGAAGCAGGTAAGTTTAAAGATGAGATCGTACCTGTTCAGATTCCCCAGCGCAAGAAAGACCCCATCATCTTCCAGGCTGATGAGCACCCTCGCCTTTCCTCAGTGGATGTGCTTAGTGGTCTCAGAGCCGCCTTTAAAAAAGACGGTTCCGTTACAGCAGGTAACAGCAGCGGCGTCAATGACGGCGCTGCCATGAGCATAGTCGCTTCAGAAGATAGCCTTAAGCGATTCGGCATTAAACCTATGGCGCGGGTGGTTTCCGTAGCCATAGCCGGTGTAAGGCCGGAAACAATGGGCATAGGCCCCGTCCCTGCTACACGTAAAGCCCTGAAGCGGGCCGGCCTCACTATTCAGGACCTCGATCTGATAGAGCTTAACGAAGCCTTTGCCAGCCAGTCCATTGCATGCATGAGAGAGCTGGAACTTGACCCTGCAAAAGTAAATGTAAACGGCGGTTCTATTGCCATAGGGCACCCCCTGGGAGCCAGTGGCACCCGTATATCTGCTACCCTTCTTCATGAAATGAAGCGACGTGGCGCCCGCTATGGACTGGCCACTATGTGTATCGGAGTAGGCCAGGGGGCGGCTATAATCTTCGAAAATGTATCTTAA
- a CDS encoding DUF4293 domain-containing protein, with the protein MIQRVQSLFLIGIVICMVLFNLFLIWEKADPQTGEMITLSSLTLAFMDASGDMTEETTSVWYLMGLSILAGALALYEVFRYDNRLLQIKIGFANTILFMAIIGISIYIILRIGEPALLPDQLGTFGVAFYSVFVAMLFNSFANRFIRRDERLVRSVDRIR; encoded by the coding sequence ATGATCCAAAGAGTCCAATCGCTCTTTCTAATAGGCATAGTGATATGCATGGTTTTATTTAACCTCTTTCTCATCTGGGAAAAAGCAGATCCTCAGACGGGTGAAATGATCACCCTTTCGAGTCTTACGCTTGCCTTTATGGATGCATCCGGGGACATGACCGAAGAGACGACATCGGTATGGTACCTGATGGGGCTTTCGATACTGGCAGGGGCACTGGCGCTTTATGAGGTATTCCGATATGATAACCGGCTGCTACAGATCAAGATTGGCTTTGCGAACACGATTTTGTTTATGGCTATAATTGGTATCAGCATTTATATAATTCTGAGAATAGGCGAGCCGGCGCTGTTGCCTGATCAGCTCGGCACGTTTGGTGTTGCATTCTATAGTGTATTTGTGGCTATGCTATTCAATAGCTTTGCTAACCGCTTCATCCGTCGTGATGAACGGCTGGTGCGCTCTGTAGACCGGATCCGGTAG
- a CDS encoding DUF4870 domain-containing protein, protein MERITPITTDQEDQRRSPIPPHEKQWALWCHLSGLAGFIIPFGNIIAPLIIWQAKKDEYASLDEHGKEVMNFQLSMTLYIFISSILIIVVIGIFAMMAVGIVSLILTIVAAVEVDKGNFYRYPLTIRFLK, encoded by the coding sequence ATGGAAAGAATTACCCCTATAACGACCGACCAAGAGGACCAGCGTAGAAGCCCTATCCCCCCTCATGAAAAGCAGTGGGCGCTGTGGTGCCACCTTTCCGGCCTGGCCGGGTTTATTATTCCCTTTGGCAATATCATTGCCCCGCTAATTATCTGGCAGGCAAAGAAGGATGAATATGCCAGCCTTGATGAACATGGCAAGGAGGTAATGAACTTTCAGCTAAGTATGACTCTATATATCTTTATTTCCTCTATCCTGATTATAGTGGTTATAGGTATCTTTGCCATGATGGCGGTGGGTATCGTATCCTTAATACTGACGATAGTAGCGGCTGTGGAGGTGGATAAGGGCAATTTTTACCGATATCCTCTTACTATCCGATTTTTAAAATAA
- the hemB gene encoding porphobilinogen synthase, with protein MLQRPRRNRKSAAVRNMVRETSLSASQFIFPMFLLSGKGQRSEVASMPGIYRLSIDLMLKEIEECMKLGVMSFDIFPAVPDEHKDKYATYSYAEENFYLHALSAVKKEFPEACIMTDVAMDPYSSDGHDGIVEDGRILNDETLDILGKMAVAQAQAGADIIGPSDMMDGRVGHIRQALDEAGYSEVSIMSYTAKYASAYYGPFRDALDSAPKSGDKKTYQMDPANSREAIREAMLDEAEGADMLMVKPALAYLDIIALLRETTTLPVAAYNVSGEYSMIKAASERGWLDENRCMMEKLLAIRRAGADIILTYFAKQAAGLLKEGYNF; from the coding sequence ATGCTTCAAAGACCCCGTAGAAACCGCAAGTCTGCCGCTGTGCGAAACATGGTGCGCGAAACCAGCCTTTCTGCCTCACAATTCATATTTCCCATGTTTTTGCTGTCCGGAAAAGGCCAGCGCTCGGAGGTAGCCAGCATGCCCGGCATCTACAGGCTATCGATAGATCTGATGCTGAAAGAGATCGAAGAGTGCATGAAACTGGGGGTCATGTCTTTCGATATTTTCCCTGCTGTACCTGATGAGCATAAGGATAAGTATGCCACCTATAGCTACGCTGAGGAAAACTTTTACCTGCATGCTTTATCCGCCGTAAAAAAAGAATTTCCTGAGGCCTGCATCATGACTGATGTGGCGATGGACCCGTATAGCTCGGATGGCCATGACGGCATCGTGGAGGATGGCCGCATACTTAATGATGAAACGCTGGACATACTTGGTAAAATGGCCGTAGCTCAGGCGCAGGCGGGGGCAGATATCATCGGCCCCAGTGATATGATGGACGGACGGGTGGGACACATACGCCAGGCCCTGGACGAGGCAGGGTACAGTGAGGTGAGCATCATGTCTTATACAGCTAAATACGCCAGCGCATACTACGGCCCTTTCCGAGATGCGCTGGACTCTGCACCGAAGTCGGGTGATAAGAAAACTTACCAGATGGATCCGGCGAATAGCCGTGAGGCCATACGCGAAGCGATGCTGGATGAAGCGGAGGGTGCGGATATGCTTATGGTGAAGCCTGCGCTGGCTTACCTTGATATCATCGCCTTGCTGCGCGAAACTACTACCCTGCCGGTAGCGGCCTACAACGTGAGTGGTGAATACTCTATGATCAAAGCTGCGTCTGAACGGGGCTGGCTGGATGAAAACCGGTGTATGATGGAGAAATTACTAGCCATACGCCGTGCAGGGGCGGATATTATACTAACCTACTTTGCGAAGCAGGCGGCTGGCCTGCTAAAGGAAGGATATAATTTCTAA
- a CDS encoding CsgG/HfaB family protein, whose amino-acid sequence MNGLNYRLAALILLLVCAGCVSSKKLTERGDLANREGLYKEASQYYLEALQKELHNEEARRGLRRSGQQYLDVILGDFYKASASGDRATAVYAYRTADELYKSAANVSVRLERPAHYQTLYDDIFEEYKQELYDRAVARMDVGQFDEAKQVLNELYTLDGDYRDTPKLRQVVVLEPLYMQASQAMQYGRYREAVSALDRIEGIDPAYKDASAIKTEAEDQLMLTVAMLPFHNLTRERMIEDKLAAYVLGSINDKRNPYIKVVDRQHTQYILQEQKMGMSGLFDQKTAAQAGRLIGVKSVLIGKVISFSVSKGNWQQSQKEGYAEYYTTDPYTKDKQRKFRDTTYVENVRVASARMSFQYLLISSETGEILGSDILTKETKAEEGYITYKGDKDGLYPKKNGRVLLSGEEKSRLDDMIEHPGGKGLHMESLSTGLFEEVSADVAKQLDKYERSRQ is encoded by the coding sequence ATGAACGGATTAAATTATCGTCTCGCTGCACTTATTCTTCTCCTGGTTTGTGCAGGCTGTGTAAGCTCAAAAAAGCTTACTGAGAGGGGCGACCTGGCCAACAGGGAGGGACTATATAAGGAAGCGTCCCAGTATTACCTTGAAGCCTTGCAAAAGGAGCTACATAATGAAGAGGCCCGCAGAGGTCTGCGCCGAAGTGGCCAGCAGTACCTGGATGTCATCTTAGGAGATTTTTACAAGGCGAGTGCTTCAGGTGACCGGGCTACGGCCGTGTATGCTTACCGCACGGCGGACGAGTTGTACAAAAGTGCTGCTAACGTATCTGTAAGATTGGAAAGGCCGGCTCACTACCAGACACTATACGATGATATTTTTGAAGAGTATAAGCAGGAGCTATATGACAGGGCGGTGGCCAGAATGGATGTCGGCCAGTTTGATGAAGCCAAGCAGGTACTGAATGAACTGTATACACTGGATGGCGACTACCGTGACACACCTAAACTGCGTCAGGTGGTGGTATTGGAACCTCTGTACATGCAGGCCTCACAGGCGATGCAATACGGCCGCTACCGCGAAGCTGTGTCAGCACTGGACAGAATAGAAGGCATAGACCCTGCCTATAAGGATGCTTCTGCCATCAAAACAGAGGCGGAAGACCAGCTAATGCTAACGGTGGCTATGCTGCCATTTCATAACCTTACCCGTGAGCGCATGATAGAGGACAAGCTTGCGGCGTATGTGCTGGGTAGCATCAATGATAAGCGAAACCCCTACATAAAGGTGGTGGACCGCCAGCATACGCAGTACATACTACAGGAGCAAAAGATGGGTATGTCTGGTCTCTTCGATCAGAAAACAGCCGCCCAGGCGGGCAGACTTATCGGGGTGAAAAGTGTGCTTATCGGCAAAGTGATCTCCTTTTCAGTATCGAAGGGAAACTGGCAGCAGAGCCAGAAGGAGGGGTATGCCGAATACTACACTACTGACCCTTATACAAAGGATAAGCAAAGGAAATTCAGGGATACCACCTATGTGGAGAATGTGCGCGTGGCAAGTGCCCGAATGAGCTTTCAGTACCTGCTGATATCGTCAGAAACAGGCGAGATACTGGGGAGTGACATCCTCACAAAGGAAACAAAGGCTGAAGAGGGCTACATTACTTATAAGGGGGATAAAGACGGTCTTTACCCTAAGAAAAACGGCAGGGTACTGCTGAGTGGTGAGGAAAAGAGCCGTCTGGATGACATGATCGAGCACCCCGGAGGCAAAGGGCTGCATATGGAGTCACTCTCCACGGGCTTATTCGAGGAGGTATCTGCCGATGTAGCGAAGCAATTAGACAAATATGAAAGGTCCAGGCAATGA
- a CDS encoding LPP20 family lipoprotein, which translates to MKGPGNDIILLSFLVLLWAGACAPSLTSTGTGDGRPAPAWVQRRPMDAAYYIGIATVAKRPGEDNYRVAKQLALEDMASEISVEVKSTTTHYVSETNRRYFEEQWQSLVRTKSLEHLRDYEPVDSWEDATHLWVYYRLSRADYEDWRAREKANALTSASEWIDQSAQAVANGQLHQAFNFLGKAREALLPFPEANREGVSLQSVDNRAIGLAGGLKLSARHIDNGPRWPGEPAALVLEATFRTENVEMPASGLKIVVRDALGTKRYGIPTNGEVNLSETASQIEVRYDFGEYLHLLPVLSNLRHSQQVAIPASQSAIYLKPAADTYSVRLTGEVSRALERAGFVLAPSPEKAEWIADLQIAWRQDVRYGMYTVWCSPSVVLSPVGGNGYPRQWDMNEAKGVHTSLSEARRLAAKEVEQRIKYQTYKGTSPSGDYSRGSN; encoded by the coding sequence ATGAAAGGTCCAGGCAATGACATAATTCTTCTCAGTTTCCTGGTTCTGCTATGGGCGGGGGCCTGCGCTCCCTCCCTTACCAGTACGGGAACGGGAGATGGCAGGCCAGCCCCGGCATGGGTACAGCGCAGGCCTATGGATGCAGCCTACTACATAGGCATAGCAACCGTAGCCAAGCGACCGGGTGAGGATAACTACCGCGTGGCCAAGCAACTTGCCCTGGAGGATATGGCGAGTGAGATAAGTGTGGAGGTAAAGAGTACTACCACGCACTATGTGAGTGAAACGAACAGGCGTTACTTTGAAGAACAGTGGCAGTCACTGGTACGAACAAAAAGTCTGGAGCATTTGCGTGACTACGAGCCGGTAGATAGCTGGGAGGACGCTACGCATCTCTGGGTCTACTATCGCCTGTCACGGGCGGACTATGAAGACTGGCGGGCGCGGGAAAAGGCGAACGCGCTCACCTCTGCCTCGGAGTGGATAGACCAGTCGGCACAGGCAGTGGCAAACGGCCAGCTGCATCAGGCATTCAATTTTCTCGGAAAGGCCCGCGAGGCTCTGCTCCCGTTTCCGGAAGCTAACCGTGAGGGGGTGAGCCTGCAGTCGGTAGATAATAGGGCCATAGGACTGGCAGGAGGGCTGAAACTTAGCGCCAGACACATTGATAATGGTCCTCGCTGGCCGGGAGAGCCGGCAGCCCTGGTACTTGAGGCAACTTTCCGAACGGAAAATGTGGAGATGCCTGCAAGTGGCCTGAAAATTGTAGTACGTGATGCACTGGGCACCAAACGCTATGGTATACCTACCAATGGAGAGGTGAACCTTAGCGAAACAGCCAGCCAGATAGAAGTACGGTATGACTTTGGTGAATACCTTCACCTGCTTCCTGTACTCTCTAACCTGCGCCATAGCCAACAGGTGGCCATACCCGCCAGTCAAAGTGCTATCTACCTGAAGCCGGCGGCGGATACGTATTCGGTGAGGCTGACAGGTGAAGTTAGCAGGGCACTGGAAAGAGCGGGGTTTGTACTCGCACCATCGCCGGAAAAAGCGGAGTGGATAGCGGATCTGCAAATAGCCTGGCGACAGGATGTGAGGTATGGTATGTACACGGTATGGTGCAGCCCATCGGTGGTGCTAAGCCCTGTAGGGGGCAACGGATACCCGAGACAATGGGATATGAACGAAGCAAAAGGTGTGCACACTTCTCTGAGCGAAGCCAGACGGCTTGCAGCAAAAGAAGTGGAACAGCGCATAAAATATCAGACATATAAAGGAACTAGCCCCTCAGGTGATTATAGCAGGGGAAGTAATTAA
- a CDS encoding rhomboid family intramembrane serine protease, protein MFSGIFNSVKENFRRPNNAIIQLIIINVVMYVLLGVLGVVLRLSGAGGIFAVIHDQFVIPPLFEEFILRPWTILTYAFAHDLSGIFHILFNMLFLYWFGQIVQEYLGGQRVINLYILGALAGGFLYLIAFNTIPYFVGRSGFPGMVGASAAVYAVTIGAATLRPDHSFFLIFLGPVKIKYIALFYVIISIMGLVGPNEGGNLAHLGGAFMGWLYVSQLQKGRDFGSWITRISDFFRERFGGRSRIRVTHRKQKKSSNSKSSSRTSSRSSAGYNTPQDEIDAILDKINDSGYESLTKEEKQKLFNAGK, encoded by the coding sequence ATGTTCAGTGGTATTTTTAATAGTGTAAAAGAAAATTTTCGCAGGCCTAATAATGCGATCATACAACTCATCATTATCAATGTGGTAATGTATGTATTGCTCGGCGTACTCGGTGTCGTACTCCGGCTCAGTGGCGCAGGAGGTATATTTGCTGTAATCCACGACCAGTTCGTCATCCCTCCCCTGTTCGAAGAGTTTATCCTCAGGCCATGGACCATACTTACCTATGCCTTTGCGCATGACCTGTCAGGTATATTCCACATCCTCTTTAATATGCTCTTCCTATACTGGTTCGGGCAGATCGTGCAGGAGTACCTTGGCGGACAGCGCGTCATTAACCTCTACATCCTGGGAGCACTCGCAGGGGGATTCCTATACCTCATAGCCTTCAATACCATCCCTTATTTTGTAGGCAGGAGTGGTTTCCCCGGCATGGTGGGAGCTTCTGCAGCCGTATATGCCGTTACTATCGGCGCAGCCACCCTCCGTCCCGATCATTCTTTCTTCCTCATATTCCTGGGGCCTGTTAAGATTAAGTACATAGCCCTCTTTTATGTGATTATCAGCATAATGGGCCTGGTAGGGCCTAATGAAGGAGGTAACCTCGCCCACCTGGGTGGTGCGTTTATGGGCTGGCTTTATGTGTCGCAGCTTCAGAAAGGGAGAGACTTTGGTAGCTGGATCACCCGTATCAGCGATTTCTTCCGCGAGCGCTTTGGAGGCAGGTCCCGTATCCGCGTTACTCACCGTAAGCAAAAGAAAAGCAGCAATAGCAAAAGTAGCTCACGCACTTCCTCTCGTTCCTCAGCAGGCTACAATACTCCTCAGGATGAGATAGACGCCATACTGGATAAGATCAATGATTCAGGATACGAAAGCCTCACTAAAGAGGAAAAGCAAAAGCTATTCAATGCCGGCAAATAG
- a CDS encoding rhomboid family intramembrane serine protease, with amino-acid sequence MFRFTPVVKMLLIINVAMLLLNLFLGGAVNKLFALYTFRTENFAFYQFFSYMFLHAGWWHLFTNMFALVIFGPLLEQKWGANRFLAFYIAVGVGAGVLYGAWNYHERQSFEEDVQTYLAEPTPTNFYAFLSENVPRYSQDPRLSGLANEYDRNPESLQLRQQTKQVATQLFNVLGRTSGMVGASGAVFGILAAFGLLFPNLMLVLLFPPIPVKAKYLVIAYMFFEVYAGLQRAPGDNVAHFAHIAGAIVAFVVVKLIWKEKRVY; translated from the coding sequence ATGTTCAGATTTACTCCTGTTGTCAAAATGCTCCTTATCATAAACGTGGCCATGCTGCTGCTGAATTTGTTTTTAGGAGGAGCAGTTAATAAACTTTTTGCGCTATATACATTCCGGACCGAAAACTTCGCCTTCTACCAGTTCTTCTCCTACATGTTTTTGCATGCAGGATGGTGGCACCTATTCACCAATATGTTTGCCCTTGTCATTTTTGGGCCTCTCCTTGAGCAGAAATGGGGGGCTAATCGCTTCCTCGCCTTTTATATTGCCGTAGGGGTAGGGGCCGGTGTACTCTATGGGGCATGGAACTACCACGAGCGGCAATCTTTTGAAGAAGATGTGCAGACATACCTCGCAGAGCCCACTCCCACTAACTTCTACGCCTTCCTGTCTGAAAATGTCCCCAGATACAGCCAGGACCCCCGCCTGAGTGGCCTTGCTAATGAATATGACAGAAATCCTGAAAGCCTCCAACTAAGGCAACAGACGAAGCAGGTAGCCACTCAGCTATTTAATGTGCTTGGCCGTACCAGTGGCATGGTCGGAGCTTCCGGGGCTGTGTTTGGCATATTGGCCGCTTTTGGCCTGCTATTTCCAAACCTCATGCTGGTATTGCTGTTTCCTCCTATACCCGTCAAGGCCAAATACCTTGTCATTGCCTACATGTTCTTTGAAGTATATGCAGGTCTGCAGCGTGCGCCGGGTGATAATGTTGCGCACTTTGCACATATTGCAGGCGCTATTGTAGCGTTTGTAGTAGTGAAACTAATCTGGAAAGAAAAACGAGTATACTAA
- the mutL gene encoding DNA mismatch repair endonuclease MutL, producing the protein MSDIIRLLPDALANQIAAGEVVQRPSSVLKELLENAIDAKSTQIQVIIKDAGKSLIQVTDNGIGMSETDARLSFERHATSKIRETEDLFRIRTMGFRGEALASIAAVAQVEMKSRRSEDELGTCIAVEGSEVKKQEPVQLTQGTTISVKNLFFNVPARRNFLKSNPVEMRHLNDEFQRVALANPEVSLSIYHNDLEIYNLPGGKLSQRIVGLFGKNYREQLVAVTEDTTHLNVHGYIGKPEFSKKTRGEQFFFVNNRYIKNNYLNHAVVNAFEGLMRDDHYPFYVLYIEIDPTHIDINVHPTKTEIKFDDERTVYGVIRAAVKQALGTHNIAPSLDFDQDVNFSAIGSGPSAPSFSDKDFDSRGGESPFRSAPREVSMPRFPDKRGFDREWQKLYEGLEDEPAQSAPRTEGMSLTLESAANRMEGAGGGSEKTHADAQVVFQIHRRYICTQVKSGIMLIDQQPAHERIMFEKYLETLSSQSGASQQSLFPQTVTLNPSDFSLVMELSDEIHALGFSFEPFGHNALIINGVPADVQGQNEKELFEGLIDQYKDFRSQLSLDKYENLARSMAKRAAVKPGQTLQPEEMRALIDQLFACSNPNYSPDGGQTFALLSMDKIGSFFNA; encoded by the coding sequence ATGTCGGACATTATACGCCTCCTCCCAGATGCGCTAGCCAATCAGATTGCGGCAGGAGAAGTAGTCCAGCGCCCTTCCTCAGTACTGAAGGAGCTTCTGGAGAACGCAATCGATGCAAAGAGTACTCAGATTCAGGTGATCATTAAAGATGCTGGTAAGTCACTCATCCAGGTGACTGATAATGGCATTGGTATGTCTGAAACAGATGCCAGGCTCAGCTTCGAACGGCATGCAACCTCCAAAATTCGTGAGACAGAAGACCTGTTCCGCATTCGCACAATGGGCTTTCGTGGTGAAGCGCTCGCTTCCATAGCCGCCGTCGCTCAGGTAGAGATGAAATCACGCCGCAGTGAGGATGAACTCGGCACATGCATTGCCGTAGAAGGCTCCGAAGTGAAAAAACAGGAGCCTGTACAGCTCACCCAGGGCACCACTATTTCCGTAAAAAACCTTTTTTTCAACGTCCCGGCCCGCCGTAACTTCCTGAAGAGCAACCCGGTGGAAATGCGCCACCTGAATGACGAATTTCAGCGTGTGGCACTGGCCAACCCCGAGGTGTCCCTGTCCATCTATCATAATGATCTGGAGATATACAACCTGCCAGGAGGCAAGCTTAGCCAGCGGATTGTAGGCCTGTTTGGTAAAAACTACCGTGAGCAATTGGTGGCGGTAACCGAAGATACCACCCACCTGAATGTACACGGATATATAGGCAAGCCGGAGTTTTCTAAGAAGACACGCGGCGAACAGTTCTTTTTCGTCAATAACCGATACATTAAGAATAACTACCTCAACCACGCAGTGGTCAATGCCTTTGAAGGGTTAATGAGAGATGATCATTACCCTTTCTACGTATTGTACATCGAGATTGACCCTACACATATTGATATCAATGTTCATCCCACCAAGACCGAGATAAAATTTGACGATGAGCGCACCGTCTATGGCGTAATTCGGGCAGCCGTAAAGCAGGCCCTGGGTACCCATAATATTGCCCCTTCACTGGATTTTGATCAGGATGTTAACTTCTCCGCGATCGGTAGCGGCCCTTCAGCCCCTTCTTTTAGCGATAAGGACTTTGACAGCAGGGGAGGAGAGTCCCCCTTCCGGTCTGCCCCCAGAGAAGTCTCCATGCCCCGCTTCCCCGATAAGCGTGGCTTCGATAGAGAGTGGCAGAAACTATACGAAGGCCTGGAGGATGAACCCGCACAGTCCGCTCCCCGCACAGAGGGAATGAGCCTTACCCTGGAGAGTGCGGCCAACCGCATGGAGGGTGCCGGCGGAGGCTCAGAAAAAACCCATGCAGATGCACAGGTGGTTTTTCAGATACACCGCCGGTATATCTGTACACAGGTCAAGTCAGGCATCATGCTGATAGACCAGCAGCCTGCACATGAGCGTATCATGTTTGAGAAATACCTCGAAACCTTAAGCAGCCAGTCCGGAGCCAGTCAGCAATCCCTGTTTCCGCAGACAGTCACATTAAACCCTTCTGACTTTTCTCTCGTAATGGAATTGTCGGATGAGATACACGCGCTAGGGTTTTCATTTGAGCCTTTTGGCCACAATGCACTTATTATCAATGGGGTACCTGCAGATGTGCAAGGCCAGAATGAAAAGGAGCTATTTGAGGGGCTGATAGACCAGTATAAAGACTTCAGGTCACAGCTTTCCCTGGATAAGTACGAGAACCTGGCACGGTCTATGGCAAAGCGGGCAGCCGTAAAACCTGGCCAGACGCTGCAACCCGAAGAAATGAGAGCCCTGATAGACCAGTTGTTTGCATGTTCTAATCCCAACTACAGCCCGGATGGCGGGCAGACGTTTGCCTTATTATCGATGGATAAGATAGGTAGCTTTTTTAACGCATAA